Proteins encoded by one window of Polaribacter haliotis:
- a CDS encoding glycosyltransferase family 2 protein codes for MQITLVVFNDIDNIDWEFGHKIAISYATKSLLDARESILKLEATHILFWDLFIGNLPTKNQLEKTINSKGNLWHIGSKIGLSEKPYLLDAIQPTSMLHLTINHKINHSSWKNTFRGCLLEKRVFDFIDLSKYSDSLDIIGLDFGYKAMKSGVITRYSVILSEDIVEKKASLKLKEELLFIRNNFDTKAFIWTYITNLFKISPISFYKAFSKNEKKELIVFNHSKEEDILVNKDISTSIVIATLERYEVLKNELKELQQLNPAPNEIIIVDQTPKEKRDATFLKGFSDLPIIYLEIEKIGQCSARNLGIQTAKSKFIWFLDDDMEEIPINYLQKHLETIYNLNAGISCGIPDEIGTNYINRDIAKIELSSGFPTNDVLVKRDLLIKVGGFDEKMDQLQSEDEELGLRCVKSGALNVKNNQLRIVHLRASRGGLRNHNVRKTTFASSRNSLFQRRFLHYSEIYSHFKHFTKKQVKKKLLLNIRGTFIVRGSSFRKIVKIFIGILILPNTIFILLKRSRVAKNIYREKSNTLKNL; via the coding sequence TTGCAAATTACTTTAGTAGTTTTTAATGATATAGATAATATTGATTGGGAATTTGGCCATAAAATAGCCATTTCTTATGCAACCAAATCTTTATTGGATGCAAGAGAAAGCATTTTAAAATTAGAAGCTACACATATTTTATTTTGGGATTTATTTATTGGAAATTTGCCGACCAAAAACCAATTAGAAAAAACGATAAACTCAAAAGGCAATTTATGGCATATTGGGTCTAAAATTGGTTTAAGTGAGAAACCATATTTATTAGATGCTATTCAGCCTACAAGTATGTTGCATTTAACTATCAATCATAAAATAAACCACAGTTCTTGGAAAAATACTTTTAGAGGATGTTTGCTAGAAAAACGTGTCTTCGATTTTATCGATTTATCTAAATATTCAGATTCTTTAGATATTATAGGTTTAGATTTTGGTTACAAAGCAATGAAATCTGGAGTAATTACAAGATATTCAGTAATTTTATCAGAAGATATTGTTGAGAAAAAAGCGTCACTAAAATTAAAAGAAGAGTTATTATTTATCAGAAATAATTTTGATACAAAAGCTTTTATTTGGACATACATTACAAACTTATTTAAAATTTCGCCAATTTCATTTTACAAAGCATTTTCAAAAAATGAAAAGAAAGAACTAATAGTTTTCAACCATTCTAAGGAAGAAGATATTTTAGTAAATAAAGACATTTCTACTTCAATAGTTATTGCAACTTTAGAACGTTACGAAGTTTTAAAAAATGAACTAAAGGAATTGCAGCAGTTAAATCCTGCCCCAAATGAAATTATTATTGTAGATCAAACTCCAAAAGAAAAGAGAGATGCTACTTTTTTAAAAGGGTTTTCAGATTTACCAATTATTTATTTAGAGATAGAAAAAATAGGGCAGTGTTCTGCAAGAAATCTAGGAATACAAACAGCAAAAAGTAAGTTTATTTGGTTTTTAGATGACGATATGGAAGAAATTCCTATAAATTATCTACAAAAGCATTTAGAAACAATTTATAATTTAAATGCAGGTATATCTTGTGGAATTCCAGATGAGATTGGTACAAATTATATCAACAGAGATATTGCAAAAATAGAATTATCAAGCGGATTTCCAACGAACGACGTTTTGGTTAAAAGAGATTTATTAATTAAAGTCGGTGGCTTTGACGAAAAAATGGATCAACTCCAAAGTGAAGACGAAGAATTGGGTTTGCGTTGTGTAAAAAGTGGTGCATTAAACGTTAAAAATAATCAGTTAAGAATTGTACATTTAAGAGCAAGTAGAGGAGGTTTAAGAAACCATAATGTTCGTAAAACAACTTTTGCATCCTCTAGAAATAGTTTGTTTCAGAGACGTTTTTTGCATTATTCGGAAATTTATTCTCACTTTAAACATTTTACAAAAAAACAAGTTAAAAAGAAGTTGTTATTAAATATTAGAGGTACATTTATAGTGAGAGGTAGTTCTTTTAGAAAAATTGTCAAAATTTTTATTGGGATTTTAATCTTACCTAATACAATTTTTATACTACTGAAAAGAAGTAGAGTCGCTAAGAATATTTATAGAGAAAAATCTAATACACTAAAAAACCTTTAA
- a CDS encoding acylneuraminate cytidylyltransferase family protein yields MKILGIIPARGGSKGVPRKNIKLLGGKPLIAYTAEVALKSEFINTLILSSEDEEIIAIAESLGIEVPFKRPADLALDASPTLPVILHALEFYKKQNMYFDAVCLLQTTSPFRTVAFLDKAIQTFIEKDTDSLFSVQEVPHEYNPHWVFEEKEDKTLQIATGENDIITRRQDLPKAFHRDGSIYITKTSVLLEQQSLFGNSISYIESPKKWYVNIDTLKDWEKAEELVNNK; encoded by the coding sequence ATGAAAATATTAGGAATTATACCTGCAAGAGGAGGCTCTAAAGGAGTTCCGCGTAAAAATATTAAATTATTAGGAGGAAAGCCATTAATAGCATACACAGCTGAAGTTGCTTTAAAAAGTGAATTTATAAATACGTTAATTTTAAGCTCAGAAGACGAAGAAATAATAGCTATAGCAGAATCTTTAGGAATTGAAGTTCCCTTTAAAAGACCAGCTGATTTAGCGCTGGACGCTTCACCAACTTTGCCAGTTATTTTACATGCTTTAGAGTTTTATAAAAAACAAAATATGTATTTCGATGCAGTTTGTTTATTGCAAACAACAAGTCCTTTTAGAACTGTTGCGTTTTTAGATAAAGCAATACAAACATTTATAGAAAAAGATACAGATTCTTTATTTTCTGTACAAGAAGTTCCTCATGAATACAATCCTCATTGGGTTTTTGAAGAAAAAGAAGATAAAACTTTACAAATAGCGACTGGCGAAAACGATATTATTACTCGAAGACAAGATTTACCCAAAGCATTTCATAGAGATGGAAGTATTTATATTACCAAAACAAGTGTTTTATTAGAACAACAATCTTTGTTCGGGAATAGCATTTCTTATATAGAATCTCCAAAAAAATGGTATGTAAATATAGATACTTTAAAAGATTGGGAAAAAGCAGAAGAATTAGTAAATAATAAATAA
- a CDS encoding CDP-glycerol glycerophosphotransferase family protein produces the protein MKKLIIILPRGESIKNFVYSGITDALREEYKIIFFSVVPNEEIKKYLVAKCDEFYELEEEHQQNKYANELLKILQIAHLNKLNSVTGNLKIVKDDLLSKKSINANIVRKLRKLIASFYKSESSLVKLTERFERANFKNPKVLELENVLLEIEPDLVFNTSHIHNLISLNLMYAVKKLKIKTATFLFSWDNLTSQGRIIPTYDVYFTWNDKIKRDLLKIYPTVKEENVFVTGTPQFDFHFNEKFIDSKEELYRFLKIPLEKKIILYSTGMAFYTPKEHIIVEEIEKVLRKIDDNLQLVVRIYAKDDNTAYYKLRDSNLNICVPDHFWELNHLTPTLKDISLFNSLLNHCSIGINVASTVSLDLAVLNKPVINIAFNPPNENIYPNDYEKIYEFDHYKPIVKSGAISLVRNTEELEKQIINYLNDSSYLEKERKDLVNSFFGNELKKDKKLTFVSIFNSLLK, from the coding sequence ATGAAAAAACTAATCATCATATTACCAAGAGGAGAATCCATAAAAAACTTTGTGTATTCTGGCATTACAGATGCATTAAGAGAAGAATATAAAATCATATTTTTCTCTGTGGTTCCTAATGAAGAAATTAAAAAATATTTAGTTGCTAAATGTGATGAATTTTATGAATTAGAAGAAGAGCATCAACAAAATAAATATGCAAATGAGTTGTTGAAAATTCTTCAAATTGCGCATTTGAATAAATTAAACTCGGTAACAGGAAATTTAAAAATTGTAAAAGACGATTTACTAAGTAAAAAGTCAATAAACGCTAATATTGTAAGAAAATTAAGGAAATTAATTGCCTCTTTTTATAAATCTGAAAGTTCTTTAGTAAAATTAACGGAAAGGTTTGAACGTGCCAATTTTAAAAACCCAAAAGTTTTAGAATTGGAGAATGTTTTATTAGAGATAGAACCAGATTTGGTATTTAATACGTCTCATATTCATAATTTAATTTCTTTAAATTTAATGTATGCTGTTAAAAAGCTAAAAATAAAAACGGCAACTTTTCTATTTTCTTGGGATAATTTAACTTCTCAAGGTAGAATTATTCCGACTTACGATGTTTATTTTACGTGGAATGATAAGATTAAAAGAGATTTACTAAAAATTTATCCAACCGTAAAAGAAGAAAATGTGTTTGTTACAGGAACACCACAATTCGATTTTCACTTTAATGAAAAATTTATAGATTCTAAAGAAGAATTATATCGTTTTTTGAAAATTCCTTTAGAAAAGAAAATCATTTTGTATTCCACAGGAATGGCTTTTTACACACCAAAAGAGCATATAATTGTTGAAGAAATAGAAAAAGTATTAAGAAAAATAGATGATAATCTTCAATTAGTAGTAAGAATTTACGCGAAAGACGATAATACAGCTTATTATAAATTAAGAGATTCGAACCTAAATATTTGTGTTCCAGACCATTTTTGGGAATTGAATCATTTAACACCAACTTTAAAAGATATTTCTTTGTTTAATAGTTTATTGAATCATTGTTCTATTGGTATTAATGTGGCATCTACAGTGTCTTTAGATTTGGCAGTTTTAAACAAACCAGTTATAAATATTGCATTTAATCCGCCAAATGAAAACATTTATCCTAATGATTATGAGAAGATTTACGAATTCGATCATTACAAACCAATCGTAAAAAGTGGAGCCATAAGTTTGGTGAGGAATACAGAAGAGTTAGAAAAGCAAATTATAAATTACTTAAACGATTCCAGTTACTTGGAAAAGGAAAGAAAAGATTTGGTAAACTCATTTTTTGGAAACGAGTTAAAAAAAGATAAAAAACTTACATTTGTTAGCATATTTAATTCACTTTTAAAATAA
- a CDS encoding O-antigen ligase family protein, giving the protein MLNSKKNINKRLLLIGIHIVIGFLGTIPIISKLIFLTILFYAFFDVFTKKNSNNEALLWSAYFVGAEVFIRMTGALVFYETGKIYISLLLILGYLIEKFKNVINVSYVFYLLLLLLGIVFTRIPEGESLSGAISFNLSGPISLGIVAIHCYKRVITNNLLKKILFYSLLPIFSMVMFMYYRTPDLSEIVFTGSANYYTSGGFGPNQVATVLGYGIFILGVFIFFKIRLTGSRIVDSLFLIYFIYRGLLTFSRGGIITAGICLAVLFLIITIYSEKGIRSFAKYIVMIGFFVFGAWLYTSGVTGGMLDNRYAGKNAIGVKKEDITSGRIALFENQLNNFLDSPILGIGVGNGKYKREMSAKKITAASHNELTRLIEEHGIIGVFSLLILFFTPLTNTIFNGDVYQRAFLFSFFIFWFLTINHSAMRIAFPAFIYGMSLIKIEGREYV; this is encoded by the coding sequence ATGTTGAATAGTAAAAAAAATATTAACAAAAGATTATTATTGATTGGTATACATATAGTAATTGGTTTTTTGGGTACGATTCCAATAATCTCTAAGCTAATATTTCTTACAATACTTTTTTATGCTTTTTTTGATGTGTTTACTAAAAAAAACTCAAACAATGAAGCACTCTTGTGGTCAGCATATTTTGTTGGAGCAGAGGTTTTTATTAGAATGACAGGCGCACTTGTTTTTTACGAAACAGGAAAGATTTATATATCATTACTTTTAATATTAGGCTATTTAATTGAAAAATTTAAGAACGTTATAAATGTTTCTTATGTTTTTTATTTATTATTATTATTATTAGGAATTGTTTTTACTAGAATACCAGAAGGTGAATCTCTATCTGGTGCTATTAGTTTTAACTTGAGTGGTCCTATTTCTTTAGGAATTGTTGCTATACATTGTTATAAGAGAGTCATTACTAACAATCTTTTAAAAAAAATATTATTTTATTCTTTACTTCCAATATTCTCAATGGTCATGTTTATGTACTACAGAACACCAGATCTTAGTGAGATTGTTTTTACTGGATCTGCAAATTATTATACTTCTGGCGGTTTTGGACCAAATCAGGTAGCTACTGTCTTAGGGTATGGGATTTTTATTTTAGGTGTTTTTATTTTTTTTAAAATTAGGCTAACAGGTTCTAGAATCGTAGATTCATTGTTTTTAATCTATTTTATTTATAGGGGACTTCTTACATTTTCTAGGGGAGGTATTATTACTGCAGGTATTTGCTTAGCAGTTTTATTTTTAATAATAACTATTTATAGTGAAAAAGGAATAAGAAGTTTTGCGAAATATATTGTCATGATTGGCTTTTTTGTCTTTGGTGCTTGGCTTTATACTTCTGGAGTTACAGGAGGGATGCTAGATAATAGATATGCAGGTAAAAATGCCATTGGTGTAAAAAAAGAAGATATAACATCTGGAAGAATTGCTTTATTTGAAAATCAATTAAATAATTTTTTAGATTCACCAATATTAGGTATTGGAGTAGGTAATGGTAAATATAAAAGAGAGATGAGTGCAAAAAAAATTACAGCAGCTTCACACAACGAGCTTACAAGGTTAATAGAAGAACATGGAATTATAGGGGTTTTTTCTTTATTAATTTTGTTTTTTACCCCTTTAACAAATACAATATTTAATGGAGATGTTTATCAAAGAGCATTTTTATTTTCATTTTTTATATTTTGGTTTTTAACCATTAATCATTCTGCCATGAGAATTGCTTTTCCAGCCTTTATATATGGTATGAGTTTAATAAAAATAGAAGGTAGAGAGTATGTCTAA
- a CDS encoding glycosyltransferase, translated as MRVLQVIDKLNVGGAERIFVTLSNLLFQKNINVDVLIFINNGKLQQDLNNKINIIDFQRQSKFSFKNAKQLSLILKNYDIIHTHMRHVFRYVKVVSLVFNVKTKIILHDHSSNTKKIPFLLNSFLSPKYYIGVSNNLKEWAISTLNIQKKFCFLLHNVVVSIDNCDEVKKKEGAVVVGNIKPDKNQLFAIQLLPQLNTSLTIIGQIQDIDYFNSLIREIEKLSLQNKVTFIHNEFNVQKRLNNFQFALSTSIRESGPLVLIEFVAQSLPFIAFNTGEISLILNKDLPNFFINNFEQQKWIEKINNLKENNIDLKSIYDKNFAPNLYLQKCLNIYKEILNS; from the coding sequence TTGAGAGTATTACAAGTAATAGACAAATTAAATGTTGGTGGTGCAGAGCGTATTTTTGTAACCCTATCGAATCTATTATTTCAAAAAAATATAAACGTTGATGTTTTGATTTTTATAAATAATGGGAAATTACAACAAGATTTAAACAATAAAATAAATATTATCGATTTTCAAAGACAATCTAAGTTTAGTTTTAAAAATGCAAAACAGCTTTCGTTAATATTAAAAAATTATGATATAATACATACTCATATGCGGCATGTTTTTCGGTATGTAAAAGTTGTATCTTTAGTATTTAATGTTAAAACTAAAATAATTCTTCATGATCATTCTAGTAATACAAAAAAAATCCCTTTTTTATTAAATTCTTTTTTAAGCCCTAAATATTACATTGGTGTTTCTAATAATTTAAAAGAATGGGCTATTTCAACTCTAAATATCCAAAAAAAATTTTGCTTTTTATTACATAATGTTGTTGTAAGTATTGATAATTGTGATGAAGTTAAAAAAAAGGAGGGAGCTGTTGTAGTTGGAAATATTAAACCCGATAAAAATCAGTTATTTGCAATACAATTATTACCACAATTAAATACTAGTTTAACTATTATAGGACAAATACAAGATATAGATTACTTTAATAGTTTAATAAGAGAAATAGAGAAATTAAGTTTGCAAAATAAAGTAACTTTTATTCATAATGAATTTAATGTTCAAAAAAGATTAAATAACTTTCAATTTGCATTAAGTACTTCAATTAGAGAAAGTGGCCCGCTTGTTTTAATTGAATTTGTAGCACAATCTTTACCTTTTATTGCTTTTAATACTGGCGAGATAAGTCTTATTTTGAATAAAGATTTGCCTAACTTTTTTATAAATAATTTTGAACAACAAAAATGGATTGAAAAAATTAATAATTTAAAAGAAAATAATATTGATTTAAAATCAATTTATGATAAAAACTTTGCTCCAAATTTATATTTACAAAAATGTCTGAATATATACAAAGAAATATTAAACTCTTAG
- a CDS encoding MBOAT family O-acyltransferase: MLFNSIEFLIFLPIVFLLYWFVFKKLSIQNVLILIASYVFYGWWDWRFLSLIILSTVVDYSLGLQLKNTTEKKQRKRLLIVSLVFNLGLLGFFKYYNFFIDNWIQAWESIGVTMHASSLNIILPVGISFYTFQTLSYTIDVYREKLEPTKNFIAFASFVAFFPQLVAGPIERATNLLPQFYKNREFNYDFAVSGMKLILWGLVKKVVIADSCAVLVNRIFENYQDESGLALCMGAIYFAFQIYCDFSGYSDIAIGTSRLFGFKLMRNFNYPYFSRDIAEFWRRWHISLSTWFRDYLYIPLGGSRGSLKIKIRNVFIIFLVSGFWHGANWTFIIWGGLNALFFLPLLIGGKNRTNLDEVAETSILPSFKEILQILGTFTITTFAWIFFRATSLTQAVEYIQNIFNFNNFIPDIIRHKKVLPFLLLFVIMEWFSRRQEYAIVLDKKYRIVFYMLFAFMILYYASVDEKSSFIYFQF, translated from the coding sequence ATGTTATTTAATTCCATAGAATTTTTAATCTTTCTACCAATAGTATTTCTATTGTATTGGTTTGTTTTTAAGAAGTTAAGCATACAAAATGTTTTAATTTTAATTGCTAGTTATGTTTTTTATGGTTGGTGGGATTGGCGTTTTTTATCACTCATAATACTAAGTACAGTTGTAGATTATTCATTAGGTTTACAACTAAAAAACACAACTGAAAAGAAGCAAAGAAAACGATTACTAATTGTGAGTCTCGTTTTTAATTTGGGCTTATTAGGTTTTTTTAAATATTATAATTTTTTTATAGATAATTGGATTCAGGCTTGGGAATCTATTGGAGTAACTATGCATGCAAGCTCGTTAAATATTATTTTACCAGTTGGAATCTCGTTTTATACATTTCAAACTTTAAGTTACACCATAGATGTATATAGAGAAAAATTAGAACCTACTAAAAACTTCATCGCATTTGCTTCTTTCGTAGCATTTTTCCCTCAATTAGTGGCAGGACCAATTGAAAGAGCTACCAATTTATTACCTCAATTTTATAAAAATAGAGAATTCAATTATGATTTTGCTGTTTCTGGAATGAAATTAATTTTATGGGGATTGGTAAAAAAAGTGGTGATTGCAGATTCCTGTGCAGTTTTAGTCAACAGAATTTTCGAAAATTACCAAGATGAATCTGGCTTAGCACTTTGTATGGGAGCCATTTATTTTGCATTTCAAATTTATTGCGATTTTTCTGGATATTCAGATATTGCTATTGGAACATCGCGATTGTTTGGTTTCAAATTAATGAGAAACTTTAATTATCCGTATTTTTCTAGAGACATTGCAGAGTTTTGGAGAAGATGGCATATTTCTTTAAGTACTTGGTTTAGAGATTATTTATACATTCCATTAGGAGGTTCTAGAGGAAGTTTAAAAATTAAAATAAGAAACGTTTTTATTATCTTTTTAGTGAGTGGTTTTTGGCATGGAGCCAATTGGACATTTATTATTTGGGGAGGTTTAAACGCATTATTTTTCTTACCATTATTAATAGGAGGTAAAAATAGAACAAATTTAGATGAAGTTGCTGAAACTTCTATTTTACCGAGTTTTAAAGAAATTCTTCAAATTTTAGGAACTTTTACAATTACCACTTTTGCGTGGATATTTTTTAGAGCAACTTCATTAACACAAGCTGTTGAGTACATTCAGAATATATTTAATTTTAATAATTTTATTCCAGATATAATTCGACATAAAAAAGTGCTACCATTTTTATTGCTATTTGTAATTATGGAATGGTTTTCAAGAAGGCAAGAATATGCCATTGTTTTAGACAAAAAATACAGAATAGTATTTTATATGTTGTTTGCATTTATGATTTTATATTATGCTTCTGTAGACGAAAAATCTTCATTTATCTATTTTCAGTTTTAA
- a CDS encoding glycosyltransferase produces MSEYIQRNIKLLVVSDTGIVLDKDGNYKAFGPVVKELKNLLDVFDEITWIGFNRKKQINNKSYVKISDNRIKVVLLEEVGGNTIFDKIKIIISYPKMFSIINKLIIKHKYIHSRAPSNPSIIVMFLSLLYLDKVFWHKYAGSWIDHASFFYKLQRFILSKLRSNSVVSINGKFSNKKNIISFENPCLDEKDRKLGKLILKSKKLRDKVNFCFVGGLNSKKGVDDILNAFKNISSKKIGEIHFVGNSELKDYYMKLSEEISYKTVFHGFLAKDEIKKIYKISNFILLPSKSEGFPKVIGEGMNFGAIPIVSNISCINEYINTNKNGYLIEKPISENLINVIKECLSLDEKIYLDWVDSNYKIAEKFTYSYYNYRVKNEIFKIN; encoded by the coding sequence ATGTCTGAATATATACAAAGAAATATTAAACTCTTAGTTGTATCTGATACAGGGATTGTATTAGATAAAGATGGAAATTATAAAGCTTTTGGACCTGTTGTTAAAGAGTTAAAAAATTTATTAGATGTATTTGATGAAATTACTTGGATTGGTTTTAATAGAAAAAAACAAATTAATAACAAATCCTACGTAAAAATTTCTGATAATAGAATAAAAGTTGTTTTGCTAGAGGAAGTAGGAGGTAATACTATTTTTGATAAAATAAAAATAATTATTTCATACCCAAAGATGTTTTCAATAATTAATAAACTGATCATAAAACATAAATATATACATTCTAGAGCACCTTCAAACCCAAGCATAATAGTTATGTTTTTATCTTTATTATATTTAGATAAAGTTTTCTGGCATAAATATGCAGGCAGTTGGATAGATCATGCTTCTTTTTTCTATAAATTGCAAAGATTTATATTATCAAAATTAAGATCAAACAGTGTAGTAAGCATAAATGGTAAATTTTCAAATAAAAAAAATATTATATCTTTTGAAAACCCATGTTTGGATGAAAAAGACAGGAAATTAGGAAAGTTAATATTAAAAAGTAAAAAATTAAGAGATAAGGTTAATTTTTGTTTTGTTGGAGGATTAAATTCTAAAAAAGGTGTAGATGATATTTTAAATGCATTTAAAAATATAAGTTCAAAAAAAATTGGTGAAATTCATTTTGTTGGAAATAGTGAGTTAAAGGATTACTATATGAAATTATCTGAAGAAATTTCATATAAAACTGTTTTTCATGGTTTTTTGGCAAAAGATGAAATAAAAAAAATCTATAAAATATCAAACTTTATACTTTTGCCTTCTAAAAGTGAAGGTTTTCCTAAGGTTATCGGAGAAGGCATGAATTTTGGTGCTATACCAATAGTATCAAATATTTCATGTATAAATGAATATATAAATACGAATAAAAATGGTTATTTAATAGAAAAGCCAATTTCAGAAAATTTGATAAATGTTATTAAAGAATGTTTAAGTTTAGATGAGAAAATTTATTTAGATTGGGTAGATTCAAATTATAAGATTGCAGAAAAATTTACATATTCATATTACAATTATAGAGTTAAAAATGAAATTTTTAAAATCAACTAA
- the asnB gene encoding asparagine synthase (glutamine-hydrolyzing) encodes MCGIAGVVGENIEKDSIHKMLLSQTHRGPDYTGVWEGENVALGHNRLAIIDLTATSNQPFTDNSNRYQLVFNGEIYNYLELRKELNYNFKTNSDTEVLLAAYLEWGKDCLHKLNGMFSFAIWDAKKEKLFAARDRFGVKPFFYTQIDNKLIFSSEIKAIHAFGIQKTPNRKVWANYFAFGSYGLPNETFWQDISQLSGGHYLEYSNKNLKIEKWYFFEQEIKKHQEKYSYEEVKTKYSNLLKQSIRLRFRADVAVGFNLSGGLDSSALLAFVNEQEYSENIKAFTFYTDDKRYDELTWVEEMISITKNPLVKVLLKSDEVEELSKKITFHQDEPFGGIPTLAYAKIFEQARKEDVLVLLDGQGMDEQWAGYDYYLKKEDANIIQGVNKSPFKKEVLSKEFLALAEKPKYPKPFKDDLLNKQYRDLFYTKIPRALRFNDRVSMASSTELREPFLDYNLVEFAFAQPLEYKIKNGIQKKVLRDIVSEFLSDSITYAPKRPLQTPQREWLGNDLKDFVSGKLKEIEKSSFSNWFDFDKLKKEWENYLEGDNDSSFHIWQWLSLALILDNNTN; translated from the coding sequence ATGTGTGGAATTGCTGGTGTTGTTGGAGAAAATATAGAGAAAGATAGTATTCATAAAATGCTGCTTTCTCAAACACATCGTGGACCAGATTATACAGGTGTTTGGGAAGGAGAAAATGTAGCTTTAGGACATAATAGATTGGCAATTATCGATTTAACAGCAACATCAAACCAACCTTTTACAGATAATTCAAACAGATATCAATTAGTTTTTAATGGAGAAATTTATAATTATTTAGAATTAAGAAAAGAACTTAATTATAATTTTAAAACAAATTCCGATACAGAAGTTTTATTAGCTGCTTATTTAGAATGGGGAAAAGATTGTTTGCATAAATTAAACGGAATGTTCTCGTTCGCGATTTGGGATGCTAAAAAAGAAAAATTATTTGCAGCCAGAGATCGTTTTGGAGTAAAACCTTTCTTTTATACTCAAATTGACAATAAATTAATTTTTTCATCAGAAATAAAGGCAATTCACGCTTTTGGAATTCAAAAAACTCCTAATAGAAAAGTTTGGGCAAATTATTTTGCATTTGGTAGTTATGGATTGCCAAATGAAACTTTTTGGCAAGATATCTCTCAATTATCAGGAGGACATTATTTAGAATATTCAAACAAGAATTTAAAAATTGAAAAATGGTATTTCTTTGAACAAGAGATTAAAAAACACCAAGAAAAATACTCTTACGAAGAAGTAAAAACTAAATATTCTAATCTTTTAAAACAAAGTATTCGATTGCGTTTTAGAGCAGACGTTGCTGTAGGTTTTAATTTGAGTGGAGGCTTAGATAGTTCTGCATTATTGGCATTCGTAAACGAACAAGAATACAGCGAAAACATAAAAGCATTTACGTTTTATACGGATGATAAAAGGTATGACGAACTTACTTGGGTAGAAGAAATGATTTCGATTACAAAAAATCCTTTAGTTAAAGTACTTCTGAAGTCTGATGAAGTTGAAGAATTAAGCAAAAAAATAACATTCCATCAAGATGAGCCTTTTGGGGGAATACCAACTTTGGCATACGCTAAAATTTTCGAGCAAGCTAGAAAGGAGGATGTTTTGGTTTTGTTAGATGGGCAAGGAATGGACGAACAATGGGCAGGTTACGATTACTATCTTAAAAAAGAGGATGCAAACATTATTCAAGGGGTAAATAAATCGCCTTTTAAAAAAGAAGTTTTATCGAAAGAATTTTTGGCATTGGCAGAAAAACCAAAGTACCCAAAACCATTTAAAGACGATTTGTTAAATAAACAATACAGAGATTTATTTTATACAAAAATACCAAGAGCTTTGCGTTTTAACGATAGAGTTTCAATGGCAAGTAGCACAGAATTAAGAGAACCTTTTTTAGATTATAATTTGGTTGAATTTGCGTTTGCACAACCTTTAGAATATAAAATTAAAAACGGAATTCAGAAAAAAGTATTAAGAGATATTGTTTCCGAATTTTTAAGTGATTCAATTACATACGCACCAAAAAGACCCTTGCAAACTCCACAAAGAGAGTGGTTGGGGAATGATTTAAAAGATTTTGTTTCTGGAAAATTAAAAGAAATTGAAAAAAGTAGTTTTTCTAATTGGTTTGATTTTGATAAATTAAAAAAAGAATGGGAAAACTATTTAGAAGGAGATAACGATTCTAGTTTTCATATTTGGCAATGGTTAAGTTTAGCATTAATTTTAGACAATAATACTAATTAA